GGGCGGCATGGCCACCGGCGACGAGGCGGTGTTCGGCGGCGGCAAGGTCATCCGCGAGTCGATGGGCCAGGCCCGCGCCACCCGCGCGCAGGGCGCGCCCGACCTGGTGATCACCGGCGCGGTCGTGCTGGACCACTGGGGGGTCGTCAAGGCCGACGTCGGCATCCGGGACGGACGGATCAGCGCGCTGGGCAAGGCCGGCAACCCCGACACCATGGACGGCGTCCACCCGGACCTGGTGATCGGACCCGGCACGGAGATCATCGCGGGCAACGGGAAGATCCTGACCGCGGGCGCGGTCGACACCCACGTCCACTTCATCTGCCCGCAGCAGGTCCCCGAGGCGCTCGGCACGGGCGTCACCACGCTCATCGGCGGCGGCACCGGGCCGGCGGAGGGCACCAAGGCGACCACGGTCACCGCGTCGCCGTGGAACCTGCACCGGATGATGTCCGCGATGGACGGCTGGCCGGTCAACGTCGCCCTGCTCGGCAAGGGCAACACGGTCAGCGAGGACGCGATGTGGGAGCAGCTGCGTGCCGGCGCGGCCGGCTTCAAGCTGCACGAGGACTGGGGCACCACCCCGGCGGCGATCGACGCCTGCCTGCGCGTCGCCGACGCCTCAGGGGTGCAGGTGGCCCTGCACTCCGACACGCTCAACGAGGCCGGGTTCGTCGAGGACACCCTCGCCGCGATCGCCGGCCGGGCGATCCACGCCTACCACACCGAGGGCGCCGGCGGCGGGCACGCGCCGGACATCATCACCGTCGCCTCGTTCGCGAACATCCTGCCGTCGTCGACGAACCCCACCCGGCCGCACACCGTCAACACCCTCGACGAGCACCTCGACATGCTGATGGTCTGCCACCATCTGAACCCCGCGGTGCCCGAGGACCTGGCGTTCGCGGAGAGCCGCATCCGGCCGTCCACGATCGCGGCCGAGGACATCCTGCACGACCTGGGCGCGATCTCGATGATCGGCTCGGACTCGCAGGCGATGGGCCGCATCGGCGAGGTCGTCACCCGGACCTGGCAGACCGCGCACGTCATGAAGCGCCGCCGTGGCGCGCTGCCCGGCGACACGGCCGCCGACAACAACCGGGCCCGGCGCTACGTCGCCAAGTACACGATCTGCCCGGCGGTGGCGCACGGCCTGGACGCCGAGATCGGGTCGGTCGAGGCCGGGAAGCTGGCCGACCTGGTGCTCTACGAGCCGGCCTTCTTCGGGGTGCGGCCGTCGCTGGTCCTCAAGGGCGGTTTCATCGCGTGGGCGGCGATGGGCGACGCGAACGCCTCGATCCCGACCCCGCAGCCGGTGCTGCCGCGGCCCATGTTCGGCGCCGCCCCCGGCCCGGCCGCGGCGGGCTCGCTGATGTTCGTCGCGCCCGCGGCGCTGCAGGACGGCCTCGACGAGCGGCTGGGCCTGGCCAAGCCGATGGTCGCCACGGCGGACGTCCGCCGGCGGGGCAAGGCGGACCTGCCGGAGAACACCGCGACCCCGGACATCCGCGTCGACCCGGACACCTTCACCGTGCGCGTCGATGGCGAGGCGGTGGAGGCGGCCCCGGCCACCGAACTGCCCATGGCCCAGCGGTACTTCCTCTTCTGATCCCGCTCCTGACCCCGCTCTCCTGATCCCGCCTGCCCGGTTTTCGGACCTCCGGGGACTTGACCCGCGGCCGCCGTCGTGCCCGCAGCCTGTAGTGGTCCCGTCTCGGCGTGTCGCCGTCGGAACGCGGCGCCGGTCGGGAATCATGTGCTGTGCCGCCCCTGGCCCGGCTCACGAAAGGCACCTCGATGGACGCGACCACGCCCCGAAAAGCCCGGGCCCGGGCCACCGTGCCCACCGTCGCGCCGATCAGTTACAACGACTTCTCCCAGCCGGTGGACCGCCTGCGCGACGGCATTCCCATGCTGGTGGACCTCGAGCGCGGCGGCGAGACCCTGGAGCGCCGGTTCCTCGACTTCGCCGCCGGCGCCGTCTACGCCCTGGCCGGGCACATCGAGCGGATCGCCCCGCACGCCTACCTCGTGGTGCCGGCCGGCGTGGAACTGCCCGTCGAGGACGTCCATCACCTGCGGGAGAAGTACCTCGGGCGCGGCGAGAGCGCCGCGCCCGGCATCAGCGTGCGGCGTTCTTGACGAACTGCGGGCGGTAGGACGACTCGTCCCCGGCGAGGTACGAGCCGCGCACATGCCGGCGCACGGCCGTGTCCTCGGTCGCCCGCGCCGCCGAGTGCCAGGTGTAGGCGTCGTGGAGCAGGACGTCGCCCCGGTCGGCGTACACCGCGATCTCGCCGGGGACCTTCTCGAACCCGAGCGGCATCCCGAACGGCGGTGGTGTGTCGGTGTAGCCGCCAGCCGGGCGGGCGTCGGCCGGGACGGCCACCCCGTTGATGTTGCGGTAGGGGGCGGGTGTGGCCCACTGGTGGCTGCCCGGCACCATCCGCAGGAAGCCGTTCGCCGGGCTCGTCGCGTCGATGTGGATGGTGAACGCCAGCCCGGGCCAGATGTCCAGGCTGGGCATCGCCTGCCAGTCGGAGTGCCAGCCGATGCGGCTGTAGCCGGACTCGCGGCCCGGGCGGGCGTCCTGGTAGATGATGCCGGCCTTGTCCGAGTCGTTCAGCCAGATCCCCGGGCCCGCTCCGGAACCGATCAGGTTACGGACGACGTCCACCAGCACCGGCAGGGCCGCCGCCGCGCGCACGGCCGGCGCGAGCTCCTCGACGTGCTCGACATAGTTGACGAAGCGCTCGACCTTGCCGGCGTCGTCGAGGTACTGGGTGGAGCCGTGCCGGACGGGAAGACCACCGGAGAGCACACCGGCCTGGGCGGCCGAGCACTCGGCCTCGATCCGGGTGACGAGCGGCTCGCCCAGGACACCGCGGAGGACCACGAACCCGTACCGCCGGTAGAACGCCACGATCTCGTCCAGATCCAGCCCGTCGGGCGCCACCGGCCCGGCGGCGCCCGTGGGCTGGAAGACCCCCGGCTCGGCGAACGGTGTGAGCACGGACGATCCCATCGGTTTTCCTCCAGCGGCACATCGGACGGTGCCGGACAGCTGTCGGGCCGAGACCTGACAGCGGGTGATCAGACGTCTGACGGTGCGGGGCGCCTGACGGCGCGGGTCGCCCGCCGCCTGGCCGGGCGGCGGGTGCCTGACCGTGCGGTCAGCGGCGACCGGACCGGCGCGAGCCGGAGCTGCCGGAGGTGCCACTCGAGCTCGACGCCCGCCGCTCGCACTCCCACTCGTGGTCGTCATCATCCCATTCGGCCACGTAGCCGGCCCGGCAGCTGGGCTTCGGCGGCCGGTCCGAGCAGGCGGCCAGTCCCGAGGACAGCCCCAGGACCGTGACCAGGGTGAGCACGACCCGGGCCCGGGTGCCCCCGGGCCGCACGGGTCGGTCCGAGCTCAGAACAGACACGGTCATCCCCCATCTCCGACACGGCCGGACCGCTGCCGGCCGCACTCCCGGCGGGCGCCGTCCGGCCGGCGGGAAGCCGGCGGCCGGCTCCGCGGCGACGGGCGCAAACGCTGTCATATCCGGATGCCCGCGGTGGTGGATCTGTCGCCGACGTGACCGCCGACCCGACCCGACCCGGCCCGACCCGGCCCGACCCGGCGAGGGATGCGACAACGCGCGCGATCCGGACTCCCGGCCCGGGCCGGGAGCACAGGGCGTGGTGGGCAAAGATAGGCGGATGGACGCGGACCCACCAATGACAGGTCACGTGGAGGCACGGGCGGCGCTGCTGCTCCTGGCCGACGGGCGTCTACCCGCCGGCGGGCATGCCCACTCCGGAGGCGTCGAGGCCGCCGTGCTCGACGGGAGCATCACCGGGCTCGGGGACCTCGCCGAGTTCCTGCACGGCCGCCTCGCGACGTCGGGGCTGCTCGCCGCGTCCTTCGCGGCGGCGGTCTGCCGGTCGGTCCGCGCGGCCGGGCCCGCGACCGAGCTGGTGGCGGACGTTCTCGCCGTCTTCGAGGCCGAGGTCGACGCCCGCACCCCCTCGCCCGCCCAGCGGGCCGCCAGCCGCGCCCAGGGCCGCACCCTGATGCGGGTGGCCCGGGCGGCCTGGGCGGTCCCCGCTCATCCCCCGGCGCCGCACCACTGCGTCGCGCTCGGCATCGTCGCCGCCTCGGCCGGGCTCGAACCGCGGGACGCGGCGCTGGCGGCCGCCCACTCGTCCGTCAACGGCCCGGCGACGGCGGCCGTCCGCCTGCTGGGGCTCGACCCGCTGGCCGTCACCGGTGTCCTCGCCGAGATCGCCGCCGAGGTCGACCGCACCGCGGCCGCCGCCGACGCGGCGTCGGCGCTGCGCTCCCCGGAGCGCCTGCCCGCCGGCAGCGCCCCCCAGCTGGACCTGCTGGCCGAACGGCACCGCACGGCCGAGGTCCGGATGTTCACTTCCTGACCCACTCCCCACCCGCCGGGCAGGCTGCCCGGCCGGCCCGACTGCCCCTGCCCGGCTCGCCGGTCGGCCGGCCGCCTGCTCGCCGTTTGGTGTCCTGCTCGCCCTTCCGGGACGGAATCCAGCCTGGTTCGGCCCCATCAGGGCGAGGTGAACACCAAACGGCGAGCCAGACACCGAAGGGGCACGGGCTGGGCACCAGCGGGGCGGGTCAGTGCGCGGTGGGACGCGCGCTCGCGGCGAAGGCCGCCGCGGTCAGCTCCCGGAAGCAGCGCAGGGCGCCCGCACCCTCCAGATGACCGGAGATCTCCAGGCTGACCGCGCCGTGGGCGGCGGCGTGCAGGAGACGGGCGACCGGCTCCGGATCATCACCGCCGAGCAGCCCGGCGGCCATCGCGTCACGCACCGCGTCGACGAGGACGGCCAGGCTCGCGCGGGCCACCTCCAGCGACTCCGGGCCGGGTTCATAGCCGGGTACGGCCCGCTCGAACATGACCGCGTAGAACGACCGGTCGGTGAGCGCGCTGCGCCGGTAGGCGTGGGCCAGTTCGTGCAGGCGGACGAGCGGGTCGGCCGCCACGACGGCTTCGAGCCGGGCCCGCAGCCGCTCGAACCCCGCCCGGTAGAGCGCGTCGGCCACGCCGTCCTTGCCACCGAAGACCGTGTAGAGCACGGTGGTCGACGCGCCGATCGCCGTGGCGACGCGGCGCATCGTCAGCGCCTGCGGGCCGGCGCTGACCAGCAGCCCGGCGGCCGCCTCGATCGCCTCCCGCCGCAGCGCCTCCCCCGCCACGGCGCGGGAACGGCGCACGGCGCCGTCCGCGACACTCACCGGTCCACCGACGAGCGCCCGCCGACGCCGTAACCCGACCCGCCCGCGTCGACAGGCGCGGGCCGTTCGGTCGCGTCGACGGGCGTCGGCCGCTCAGCCGCGTCGACAGGCGGAGTCGATCCGGCCGCGGCGACGGGCGGGGGCGGCTCCGTGCCGGTCTCCTCGGCCTGCCAGTCCGGGAGCGGACGGTAGATCGGGACACCGTTCGCCTCCAGCTCGGCCCGCAGGTCGAAGTACTCCTGGCCGAACGGGTCGGCGCCGCGCAGCCGCATCGTCCCGCGCCGGATCGCCACCTGGTGGGGTGACAGCCGACCCGCCTCCTCGAGGTGGCCCGCCGCCGCCTCGACCCAGCCGGCGCGGTACAGGTGGATCCCGATCGCGGCGGCCAGCCGGGCGCGCTGGTCGTCATCGGACGGCGGGCGCAGGTGCCGACGGACGTCCTCGGTGCCGAGCCCCGGACGCCCGGTGGTCACCCAGCGGCGCAGCGCCGCGAGCGCGCGGGCGGAGTCGATGCCGTTCATGGACCGGAAGGTGTCCGTGGCGGTCTGCGTGTCGGGCGGCCGGACGAGGTGACCGGCCTCGTCGATCCAGAACACGGTCGGGACGTTGGTCAGGCTGTACCGCTCGGCCAGCACCCCGTCGGTGTCGATCAGCGCGGGATGGGTTCCGCCGGCGGCCTCGATCCACTCTCTGGCGGCTGCCGGGTCCGCGTCCAGCGCGACCGTGACCAGGGTGAACCCCTGATCGGCGAGTTCGTCGTGCTGGGCCGCCCAGGCCGGCAGGTCGTAGCGGCAACCGCACCAGGACGCCCAGGCGACGACGGCAACCTTGCGCCCCCGCAGGTCCGACAGCGCGGTCAGCCTGCCCTCCAGGTCGGGCAGCGCCACGTCGGGCGCGACACCGTCGTCGGGCGCTCCGCCGTCGAGCAGGCCGCGCAGTTCGTGGCTGGCCGCCGCCGGGCCGAGCGCGACCACCCGCCGGGCCGCGTCGACCATGGCGAGCCGCCCGGTCAGCTCGGCGAACTCGGCGACGTCGATCCAGTCCTCCGAACCGGGCCCCCGCTCCCCCACGCCGAGCCGGCGCGCGGTGACGGACGCGGGGATGCAGACATCACCGCGGCACCACCCCTGTGGCCGCAGGTGCCACCCGAGCAGCTCACCGCCCTCGGCCGACCGAACGAGCACCCGCCCCGGCGGCCCCGACCTCCCCGCACTCCCGGTAAACCCAGTGCGTTCCGGGCCACCGGGCTCGATCCGCGCGGGCAGCAGGCTCGTTCGACCGGCCTCCAGAACCGTCACATCCACTGTCTCGATCTCGTCCACCCATCAACCGTAACGCCGTTCTCAATAAAAAACAACGTTATCGATCTTCTTTTTCCATACTGTCGCAGCACGGGGCTACGCTGCGCACATCGGGCTGTGATGCCGGTCCGGGGCGCGCGTACCGCGCCGACCAGCACGGCGCGAGCGCTGACCAAGCACGGCGCGAGCGCCGACCAAGCAGGACCCAGCGAGACGAGGAGCGACCGGTGCACCTGGAACACGATCGGCCTCTCGGCGGCGGGGGCGCGCCGGCCGCGTCCAGGGGCGCGGGCCCGCGTTGGCAGAGCCCGCCGGGTACGCCCGCCACGCCGGCGCCCACCGACCGGGCCCTGCGGGTGGGGGTCGGCGGCCCGGTGGGAAGCGGGAAGACGGCCCTGGTGGCCGCGCTGTGCCGGGAGCTGGCGGGGCGGATCAGGCTCGGTGTGGTGACGAACGACATCTACACCACCGAGGACGCCGACTTCCTGCGCTCGGCCGGGGTCCTCGACCCGGAGCGCATCCGCGCGGTCGAGACGGGGTGCTGCCCGCACACGGCGATCCGCGACGACATCACCGCCAATCTCGACGCGGTGGAGGATCTCGAGTCCGACCTCGGCCGGCTCGACCTCATCCTGGTCGAGAGCGGTGGCGACAATCTGACCGCGACCTTCAGCTACGGCCTCGTCGACCGGCAGATCTTCGTGATCGACGTCGCCGGCGGGGACAAGGTGCCCCGCAAGGGCGGGCCGGGTGTGGCCGGCAGCGACCTGCTGGTCGTCAACAAGACCGATCTCGCTCCGCTCGTCGGCGCCGACCTGGCCGTGATGGCCCGCGACGCCGCTGCCATGCGTGGCGGGCGGGCCGACCGGCCGGTGCTGTTCACCAGCCTTCGCTCAACCGCCGGAGCCGCGGACGTCGCCGGCTGGGTCCTCGCCCAGCTACCGTCGCCCGCCCGTCCCGAGTGACCCCGCCCCCGGTGCTCCCGCCCGAGGTCGGCCCGTCGGCGGTCAGCCGCCCCGAGGCCGGCCCGCCGGAGGCCGGCACACGGGCGGTGCCGTCCCACACGACCGTTCGGGCGCGCGCCGCGCTCCGGGTCGAGCTGGACGGCACCGGAACGGCCAGGCTCACCGAGCTGCGCGCGGCGGTGCCCGTGCTGCCGCGGCGCACCGGCGGGTCGGGGCGGGTCGTGGTGGTCCACCTCGTGGGCGGGGCGGGTGGCCCGCTCGCCGGCGACGATCTGGGCCTCGACATCGTCGTCGGTGCCGGGGCGCACCTGGTGGTGCGGTCGGTGGCCGCGACCGTGGCCCTGCCCGGCCACGGCGCCGGGCCGTCGACCTTCACGGTGCGGGCCCAGGTGGGTCCGGCCGCGATGCTGTCGTTCCTCCCGGAGCCGACCGTCATCGCCCGGGGGGCCCGGCACCGGATGATCACCGAGATCACCCTGGCGGCGGACGCGCGGCTGCGGTACCGCGAAGAGATCGTCCTTGGCCGGTTCGGCGAGCCGGGCGGCGACCTCGAGACCTCCCTGCGGGTGGAGCTCGACCAGGCCCCGGGGCCGGACGGGCCCGACTGGCCCGACTGGCCCGACTGCCCTGATGGGCCCGCGCGGACCAGCACCGGGCCGTGGCGGCGGCCGCTGCTGCATCAGGAGCTGCGGCTGGGCCCGCGCGTCCCGGGGGTGGCCGGACCGGCGGTGCTCGCCGGCGCCCGGGCCGTCGGGTCAGTCCTGGTCGCCGGGCCGGCGGTCGGTCCCGAGCCGGTCGCCGCCGCGGTAGGGGACGGTGTCGCCCTGATGCCCCTGGCCGGACCAGGGGCCCTCGTCTGCGCGCTGGCGGACGACGCCCTCGTCCTGCGCCGCCGCCTCGACTCCCTGAGCGACACCCTGACCGGTTCCCTGGTCGACCCGCTTCCCGTCGGGAGCTGAGTAGGTGCGTCCCTTCCAGGCGGCGCCCCGGCCGGCCCGGTGCCGCCGGGCCGAGTCCATGGTCATGGCCAGGTAGAGGGTAGCGGTGAACGGCAGTGCCAGCGCGGAGAGCACAGGCTGGTCGTAGTACCGCAGCATCGGGCCGAAGGTCGTGATCATGATCGACCAGGCGAGCAGCCCGGCGACGGCCACCGCGACGTCACCGGTGGCGAGGCCGGCCACCGTCGCGACGATCGGGGCGACGAAGACCACACCGAGGCCGAGGACCGTGCCGACCAGGAGCAGCGGCGACCAGAACAGCTGCGCGTAGGCGGTGCGCGCCACCATGTCCCACAGATCCGCCAGCCTCGGGTACGGCCGGTGGCTCGAGACGTGGTCGGCGAGCCCGAGCCAGGTCCGCCCGCCGGACTTCTTGATCAGGCGGGCCAGCGCGACGTCGTCGATCACCGCGTCCCGGATGCCGTCCAGCCCACCGGCGTCGGCGAGCACCCGGCGCCGGACGAGTGAACATCCGCCGGCGGCGGCGGCGACCCGCGAGTCCGGGTCGTTCGACCACCGGAACGGATAGAGAAGCGCGAAGAAGTAGACGAAGGCCGGCACGATGAGCCGTTCCCAGCCGGTGCTGACCCGCAGCCGGGCCATCTGCGAGACGAGATCCAGCCGGCGGGCAGTCGCCGCCCGGACGAGCTCACGCACCGAGCTCGGATCGTGCGCGATGTCGGCGTCGGTCAGCAGCAGGAACTCGGGCGTGCCGGCCGCCGCGACGCCGTGCCGCAGCGCCCAGAGCTTGCCCGTCCAGCCGGCCGGCGGCTCGCTCGATCCGATGACGGTGAGCGTCACCGCCGCCTCGGGCCGATCCGCGGCCGCCCGCGCCGCCAGCTCCCGGGCGAGCTCACCCGTTCCGTCGGTGCTGGCGTCGTCCACCAGAATGATGCCCAGACGTCCGGGATAGTCCTGCGCGAGCAGTGAGGGAAGCGTGTCGGGCAGAACCTCCACCTCGTCACGCGCGGGGACCACCGCGACTACCGCCGGCCACTGTTCCGGGGACGGTCCGTCGCCGGCGGGCAGCCTTTGATCAGTCCGCCAGAAGAATCCCCGGAACAGTGCCAGGAAAATCCAGGACGCGAGCGAGATCAGCGCAATCACCAGCAGCGGAAGCACGCCAGGGACGATGCCACACGGCCGGCGCCGCCGGTATCCGAAGAAAGAATCGGGGGGTACCCGTCCGACTAATGTGGCAGGATGCGGTGAGCCAGACCCGTCAGGCTTCCAGCCGATATCCCATGCCGCGTACGGTGGTTATGCGGTCGGCGCCGATCTTGCGGCGTAGATATCCGACGTAGACGTCCACGACGTTACTGCCCGGGTCGTAGTCGTAGCCCCAGACGGCGGAGAGCAGCTGTTCGCGGGCCAGCACCTGGCCGGGGTGGCGCAGGAACGTCTCCGCGAGCACGAACTCCCGGGCCGTCAGGTCGACCGTGCGGCCACCCACCTGGGCCCGGCGGGTGCGCAGGTCGAGGCTGACCCCCCGGACCCGTAGGACGGTCGCCTCGGGCGCCCGGTCCGCCCGCAGCCGCAGCCGGACGCGTGCCAGCAGCTCCTCGAACCGGAACGGCTTGGACATGTAGTCGTCGGCACCGCCCTCGAGCGCGGCCACGGTGTCACGCACGCCGTCGCGCGCGGTCAGCACGATTACCGGCACCTCCAACCCGGCCGCGCGCAGCCGCCGCAGCACGGAGAAGCCGTCCATGTCAGGCAGGCCAAGGTCGAGGACGATCAGGTCGACGTCGCCCCGTAGGGCGACCTCCAGCGCGGACGCGCCGTCACCGACGCGGACCGGCAGGAACCCGTTCGCCCGCAGGCCCTTCTCGATGAAGGAGGCGATCCGGTGCTCGTCCTCGGCGATCAGCACCCGGTTGGCCACCTCAGTCACTCTCCGCAGCCGCGACCGTGCCCGTGCCCGTGCCCGCGGCTGCGGCTGCGGCTGCGGCTGCGGGCCGCGCGGGGCCGACCGGGCCCTGGCGGGGCAGCGTCAGTTCGAAGGTCGCCCCCGCACCGGGCTCGCCGAGCACCCGGACACTCCCACCATGCGCCACCGCGATCGCCCGCACGATCGCCAGGCCGAGGCCGGCGCCCTCCGACGTCCCGCGGCCGGGGCGACCGCGGGCGAACCGCTCGAAGATCCGTTCCCGGTCCTCGGGGGCGACCCCCGGCCCGGAGTCGGCCACCCAGAAGCACACGGCGCCGGCGCGTGAGCGGGAGCCGAGGCGCACCTCGTCGCCGGCGGCGGTGTGCTGCACGGCGTTCTGCGCGAGCTGGACGAGGGCCTGGGTGATCCGATGGCGGTCCATCACCACCGTTCCCGAACCGCTGTCCACCCGTCGCCACCGCCGTGGCGCCAGCGCGCCGACCCGCGGCATCAGGTCGTCGGTGAACGCGGCCAGATCGACCTCGTCGACCCGCAGGAAGTCGGGCCGACGCGCCTTCGCCAGGGTCAGCAGGTCGTCGACCATACGGCTCATCCGGTCCAGCTCGTCGGTGACCAGGGCGACGGTCTCGACGCGCTCCGCCGGATCGTCGGAGAGCAGTTCCAGATGCCCACGGATGATCGTGATGGGGGTCCGCAGCTCGTGCCCGGCGTCGTCGACGAACGCGCGCTGCGTCGCGAAGGCGTCCTCCAGCCGGTCGAGCATGCTGTTGAAGGTCCGGGCCAGTTCCGCGATCTCGTCCCGGCCCACCGCCGGGATGCGCCGGGAGAAGTCCGTGTCGCTGATGACCTGGGCGGTGCGGCGCAGCTCCCGCACCGGGGCGAGCACCCGGCCGGCCACCAGCCAGCCGCCGGCTCCGGCCAGGGCCAGCGCCGCGAAACCGACGATCGCCAGTACCCGGACCACCTCCTCCACCTCGGCCCGCTCCCGGTCGGCGAAGACCGCCGCGGCGAAGACGCCGCGCTCCGGGGCGCCCGCCACCTGGACCGGGACGGTGGCGAACCGCACCTCGCCGGCCGGCGTCATGATCGTCCCGTACCGCGGCTGCGGCCCAGCGCCGAAGGCGGCGACCACGGCCGGGTCGTTGTCGAGCCGGTAGACCGGCTCCTCGGCGCTGCGCCGGAACGGTCTGCCGTCGACGAGCGCGAGCATCGTCTCGTTGGATCCCGGGATGGTGCGCTCCAGGTGCGCCTCCAGAAGCTCACGCACGTCGGAGAACGGCCGGGACGTCCGCGGGTCGACACTGGCCGTGGCGAGGCGGCGCAACTCGGCGACCTGCCGCGCCAGGCCGCGGTCGACGCGCTCGTCCACCCGGGCCAGGAGCACCTCGCGCGAGACCAGCACCGACCCGGCGAGCGCGACCGCGACCAGCAGCACCTGCCAGCCGAGGATGTGCAGGCGCGCCGAGGTCGTGACAGGGCGCACGACGCGGCGCATCCGGGACGGCCTCACGAGCTACCAGCCTGGTCGACGGATCCCCCGGCACGCATGTGCGCCGGATGAGAATCTCCTCATCTCCGCGGCGGCGGCGGCGACGGCTACGGCCCGGCCGGGGTGGACAGCGCCGGCCCGGGCGCCGACGAGGCTGCCGCAGTCGCCGGCCTGCGCCCCGGCACCGAGGTCGGCTCCGGTGCCGGGACCGACGCGGGCACCGAGGTCGGCTCCGGCACCGGCAGCGGTCGGTACGTCACCGCGGGGACCCCGGTCAGGTCGGCGAACCCCGGTGCCCCGGGTGAGAGCCGACCGGCCTCGACCATCGCCAGGAGCCGGCGCCGGGTGGCCGCGTCCAGCTC
This is a stretch of genomic DNA from Parafrankia discariae. It encodes these proteins:
- a CDS encoding urease subunit alpha, producing MSELERSRYATLYGPTVGDRIRLADTDLFIEVTDDLSRGPGGMATGDEAVFGGGKVIRESMGQARATRAQGAPDLVITGAVVLDHWGVVKADVGIRDGRISALGKAGNPDTMDGVHPDLVIGPGTEIIAGNGKILTAGAVDTHVHFICPQQVPEALGTGVTTLIGGGTGPAEGTKATTVTASPWNLHRMMSAMDGWPVNVALLGKGNTVSEDAMWEQLRAGAAGFKLHEDWGTTPAAIDACLRVADASGVQVALHSDTLNEAGFVEDTLAAIAGRAIHAYHTEGAGGGHAPDIITVASFANILPSSTNPTRPHTVNTLDEHLDMLMVCHHLNPAVPEDLAFAESRIRPSTIAAEDILHDLGAISMIGSDSQAMGRIGEVVTRTWQTAHVMKRRRGALPGDTAADNNRARRYVAKYTICPAVAHGLDAEIGSVEAGKLADLVLYEPAFFGVRPSLVLKGGFIAWAAMGDANASIPTPQPVLPRPMFGAAPGPAAAGSLMFVAPAALQDGLDERLGLAKPMVATADVRRRGKADLPENTATPDIRVDPDTFTVRVDGEAVEAAPATELPMAQRYFLF
- a CDS encoding urease accessory protein UreD, with the translated sequence MLPPEVGPSAVSRPEAGPPEAGTRAVPSHTTVRARAALRVELDGTGTARLTELRAAVPVLPRRTGGSGRVVVVHLVGGAGGPLAGDDLGLDIVVGAGAHLVVRSVAATVALPGHGAGPSTFTVRAQVGPAAMLSFLPEPTVIARGARHRMITEITLAADARLRYREEIVLGRFGEPGGDLETSLRVELDQAPGPDGPDWPDWPDCPDGPARTSTGPWRRPLLHQELRLGPRVPGVAGPAVLAGARAVGSVLVAGPAVGPEPVAAAVGDGVALMPLAGPGALVCALADDALVLRRRLDSLSDTLTGSLVDPLPVGS
- a CDS encoding phytanoyl-CoA dioxygenase family protein, yielding MGSSVLTPFAEPGVFQPTGAAGPVAPDGLDLDEIVAFYRRYGFVVLRGVLGEPLVTRIEAECSAAQAGVLSGGLPVRHGSTQYLDDAGKVERFVNYVEHVEELAPAVRAAAALPVLVDVVRNLIGSGAGPGIWLNDSDKAGIIYQDARPGRESGYSRIGWHSDWQAMPSLDIWPGLAFTIHIDATSPANGFLRMVPGSHQWATPAPYRNINGVAVPADARPAGGYTDTPPPFGMPLGFEKVPGEIAVYADRGDVLLHDAYTWHSAARATEDTAVRRHVRGSYLAGDESSYRPQFVKNAAR
- a CDS encoding TetR/AcrR family transcriptional regulator gives rise to the protein MSVADGAVRRSRAVAGEALRREAIEAAAGLLVSAGPQALTMRRVATAIGASTTVLYTVFGGKDGVADALYRAGFERLRARLEAVVAADPLVRLHELAHAYRRSALTDRSFYAVMFERAVPGYEPGPESLEVARASLAVLVDAVRDAMAAGLLGGDDPEPVARLLHAAAHGAVSLEISGHLEGAGALRCFRELTAAAFAASARPTAH
- a CDS encoding cell division protein SepF, which codes for MDATTPRKARARATVPTVAPISYNDFSQPVDRLRDGIPMLVDLERGGETLERRFLDFAAGAVYALAGHIERIAPHAYLVVPAGVELPVEDVHHLREKYLGRGESAAPGISVRRS
- a CDS encoding sensor histidine kinase, whose amino-acid sequence is MRRVVRPVTTSARLHILGWQVLLVAVALAGSVLVSREVLLARVDERVDRGLARQVAELRRLATASVDPRTSRPFSDVRELLEAHLERTIPGSNETMLALVDGRPFRRSAEEPVYRLDNDPAVVAAFGAGPQPRYGTIMTPAGEVRFATVPVQVAGAPERGVFAAAVFADRERAEVEEVVRVLAIVGFAALALAGAGGWLVAGRVLAPVRELRRTAQVISDTDFSRRIPAVGRDEIAELARTFNSMLDRLEDAFATQRAFVDDAGHELRTPITIIRGHLELLSDDPAERVETVALVTDELDRMSRMVDDLLTLAKARRPDFLRVDEVDLAAFTDDLMPRVGALAPRRWRRVDSGSGTVVMDRHRITQALVQLAQNAVQHTAAGDEVRLGSRSRAGAVCFWVADSGPGVAPEDRERIFERFARGRPGRGTSEGAGLGLAIVRAIAVAHGGSVRVLGEPGAGATFELTLPRQGPVGPARPAAAAAAAAAGTGTGTVAAAESD
- a CDS encoding response regulator transcription factor; the protein is MANRVLIAEDEHRIASFIEKGLRANGFLPVRVGDGASALEVALRGDVDLIVLDLGLPDMDGFSVLRRLRAAGLEVPVIVLTARDGVRDTVAALEGGADDYMSKPFRFEELLARVRLRLRADRAPEATVLRVRGVSLDLRTRRAQVGGRTVDLTAREFVLAETFLRHPGQVLAREQLLSAVWGYDYDPGSNVVDVYVGYLRRKIGADRITTVRGMGYRLEA
- the ureG gene encoding urease accessory protein UreG, giving the protein MHLEHDRPLGGGGAPAASRGAGPRWQSPPGTPATPAPTDRALRVGVGGPVGSGKTALVAALCRELAGRIRLGVVTNDIYTTEDADFLRSAGVLDPERIRAVETGCCPHTAIRDDITANLDAVEDLESDLGRLDLILVESGGDNLTATFSYGLVDRQIFVIDVAGGDKVPRKGGPGVAGSDLLVVNKTDLAPLVGADLAVMARDAAAMRGGRADRPVLFTSLRSTAGAADVAGWVLAQLPSPARPE
- a CDS encoding TlpA disulfide reductase family protein, which codes for MDEIETVDVTVLEAGRTSLLPARIEPGGPERTGFTGSAGRSGPPGRVLVRSAEGGELLGWHLRPQGWCRGDVCIPASVTARRLGVGERGPGSEDWIDVAEFAELTGRLAMVDAARRVVALGPAAASHELRGLLDGGAPDDGVAPDVALPDLEGRLTALSDLRGRKVAVVAWASWCGCRYDLPAWAAQHDELADQGFTLVTVALDADPAAAREWIEAAGGTHPALIDTDGVLAERYSLTNVPTVFWIDEAGHLVRPPDTQTATDTFRSMNGIDSARALAALRRWVTTGRPGLGTEDVRRHLRPPSDDDQRARLAAAIGIHLYRAGWVEAAAGHLEEAGRLSPHQVAIRRGTMRLRGADPFGQEYFDLRAELEANGVPIYRPLPDWQAEETGTEPPPPVAAAGSTPPVDAAERPTPVDATERPAPVDAGGSGYGVGGRSSVDR
- a CDS encoding urease accessory protein UreF, giving the protein MTGHVEARAALLLLADGRLPAGGHAHSGGVEAAVLDGSITGLGDLAEFLHGRLATSGLLAASFAAAVCRSVRAAGPATELVADVLAVFEAEVDARTPSPAQRAASRAQGRTLMRVARAAWAVPAHPPAPHHCVALGIVAASAGLEPRDAALAAAHSSVNGPATAAVRLLGLDPLAVTGVLAEIAAEVDRTAAAADAASALRSPERLPAGSAPQLDLLAERHRTAEVRMFTS